A stretch of Lactuca sativa cultivar Salinas chromosome 6, Lsat_Salinas_v11, whole genome shotgun sequence DNA encodes these proteins:
- the LOC111902327 gene encoding protein FIZZY-RELATED 2 isoform X2, translating into MDNPSISGMNNQSSPSSSQSNPPSKSQEPTTPSSLNYYHPSPSRTIYSDRFIPCRSASNFALFDISPPPPPPPSDASRGEDNSSSSAAYTALLRTALFGSDLGFVVPPGTPDKKSFSVNTSPASHNIFRFKSETRQSLHSLSPLGFDDHSPGVSHSPVKAPRKVPRSPYKVLDAPALQDDFYLNLVDWSSHNVLAVGLGNCVYLWNACSSKVTKLCDLGIDDSVCSVGWAQRGTSLAVGTSNGKVQIWDASRCKRVRTMEGHRLRVGALAWSSSMLSSGSRDKSILQRDPRAQQDFVSKLNGHKSEVCGLKWSYDNRELASGGNDNRLFVWNQHSTQPVLKYCEHTAAVKAIAWSPHLHGLLASGGGTADRCIRFWNTTTNSHLSCMDTGSQVCNLVWSKNVNELVSTHGYSQNQIIVWRYPTMSKLATLTGHTYRVLYLAISPDGQTIVTGAGDETLRFWNVFPSPKSQNTESEIGASSFGRTHIR; encoded by the exons ATGGACAATCCATCAATCTCCGGTATGAACAATCAATCATCACCTTCTTCGTCTCAATCGAATCCTCCCTCAAAATCACAAGAACCCACAACCCCTTCTTCTCTAAATTATTACCACCCATCTCCTTCACGCACTATCTACAGCGATCGCTTCATCCCCTGCCGATCCGCCTCCAATTTCGCCCTCTTTGACATCTcccctccacctcctcctccgccgTCTGATGCTTCCCGTGGTGAAGATAATTCTTCCTCATCCGCCGCCTACACTGCTCTTTTGAGAACCGCATTGTTCGGGTCGGATCTGGGGTTTGTTGTTCCTCCTGGTACCCCCGATAAAAAGAGCTTTTCAGTCAACACTTCTCCGGCAAGCCATAATATTTTTCGGTTCAAGAGCGAGACTAGACAGTCTTTGCATTCATTGTCTCCGCTTGGCTTCGATGATCACTCCCCTGGGGTTAGTCATAGCCCTGTTAAAGCTCCAAGAAAAGTTCCCAGATCTCCTTACAAG GTTTTGGATGCACCAGCATTGCAAGATGATTTCTACCTGAATCTCGTTGATTGGTCTTCTCACAATGTGTTGGCTGTGGGTTTAGGCAACTGTGTTTATTTATGGAATGCTTGTAGCAGTAAG GTTACAAAATTATGCGATTTGGGAATTGATGATAGTGTTTGTTCAGTTGGATGGGCACAAAGGGGGACTAGTCTTGCAGTTGGGACTAGCAATGGAAAAGTACAG atttGGGATGCCTCTCGATGTAAAAGAGTAAGAACAATGGAAGGACATAGATTACGTGTGGGTGCACTTGCTTGGAGTTCTTCAATGTTATCTTCAGGAAGTCGAGATAAAAGTATTCTTCAAAGAGACCCTCGTGCACAACAAGATTTTGTTAGTAAACTAAATGGTCATAAATCAGAG GTTTGCGGTCTCAAGTGGTCTTACGACAATCGTGAATTAGCGTCAGGCGGAAATGATAACAGG ctTTTTGTTTGGAACCAACATTCGACACAACCGGTTTTGAAATACTGTGAGCATACGGCGGCAGTGAAAGCAATTGCATGGTCTCCACATCTTCATGGGCTCTTGGCTTCTGGTGGAGGCACTGCAGACAGATGTATAAGATTTTGGAACACAACCACCAATTCTCACCTCAGTTGCATGGATACCGGTAGCCAG GTATGCAATCTTGTTTGGTCAAAAAATGTCAACGAACTTGTGAGCACCCATGGATACTCCCAAAACCAAATTATTGTTTGGAGATACCCTACAATGTCAAAG CTTGCGACACTTACTGGGCACACGTATAGAGTCCTCTACCTTGCAATATCACCAGATGGACAG ACAATTGTGACAGGAGCTGGAGATGAAACTCTTCGATTCTGGAACGTATTTCCTTCACCTAAATCCCAG AATACGGAGAGTGAAATTGGTGCATCGTCCTTTGGAAGAACGCACATACGTTAA
- the LOC111902327 gene encoding protein FIZZY-RELATED 2 isoform X1: protein MDNPSISGMNNQSSPSSSQSNPPSKSQEPTTPSSLNYYHPSPSRTIYSDRFIPCRSASNFALFDISPPPPPPPSDASRGEDNSSSSAAYTALLRTALFGSDLGFVVPPGTPDKKSFSVNTSPASHNIFRFKSETRQSLHSLSPLGFDDHSPGVSHSPVKAPRKVPRSPYKVLDAPALQDDFYLNLVDWSSHNVLAVGLGNCVYLWNACSSKVTKLCDLGIDDSVCSVGWAQRGTSLAVGTSNGKVQIWDASRCKRVRTMEGHRLRVGALAWSSSMLSSGSRDKSILQRDPRAQQDFVSKLNGHKSEVCGLKWSYDNRELASGGNDNRLFVWNQHSTQPVLKYCEHTAAVKAIAWSPHLHGLLASGGGTADRCIRFWNTTTNSHLSCMDTGSQVCNLVWSKNVNELVSTHGYSQNQIIVWRYPTMSKQLATLTGHTYRVLYLAISPDGQTIVTGAGDETLRFWNVFPSPKSQNTESEIGASSFGRTHIR from the exons ATGGACAATCCATCAATCTCCGGTATGAACAATCAATCATCACCTTCTTCGTCTCAATCGAATCCTCCCTCAAAATCACAAGAACCCACAACCCCTTCTTCTCTAAATTATTACCACCCATCTCCTTCACGCACTATCTACAGCGATCGCTTCATCCCCTGCCGATCCGCCTCCAATTTCGCCCTCTTTGACATCTcccctccacctcctcctccgccgTCTGATGCTTCCCGTGGTGAAGATAATTCTTCCTCATCCGCCGCCTACACTGCTCTTTTGAGAACCGCATTGTTCGGGTCGGATCTGGGGTTTGTTGTTCCTCCTGGTACCCCCGATAAAAAGAGCTTTTCAGTCAACACTTCTCCGGCAAGCCATAATATTTTTCGGTTCAAGAGCGAGACTAGACAGTCTTTGCATTCATTGTCTCCGCTTGGCTTCGATGATCACTCCCCTGGGGTTAGTCATAGCCCTGTTAAAGCTCCAAGAAAAGTTCCCAGATCTCCTTACAAG GTTTTGGATGCACCAGCATTGCAAGATGATTTCTACCTGAATCTCGTTGATTGGTCTTCTCACAATGTGTTGGCTGTGGGTTTAGGCAACTGTGTTTATTTATGGAATGCTTGTAGCAGTAAG GTTACAAAATTATGCGATTTGGGAATTGATGATAGTGTTTGTTCAGTTGGATGGGCACAAAGGGGGACTAGTCTTGCAGTTGGGACTAGCAATGGAAAAGTACAG atttGGGATGCCTCTCGATGTAAAAGAGTAAGAACAATGGAAGGACATAGATTACGTGTGGGTGCACTTGCTTGGAGTTCTTCAATGTTATCTTCAGGAAGTCGAGATAAAAGTATTCTTCAAAGAGACCCTCGTGCACAACAAGATTTTGTTAGTAAACTAAATGGTCATAAATCAGAG GTTTGCGGTCTCAAGTGGTCTTACGACAATCGTGAATTAGCGTCAGGCGGAAATGATAACAGG ctTTTTGTTTGGAACCAACATTCGACACAACCGGTTTTGAAATACTGTGAGCATACGGCGGCAGTGAAAGCAATTGCATGGTCTCCACATCTTCATGGGCTCTTGGCTTCTGGTGGAGGCACTGCAGACAGATGTATAAGATTTTGGAACACAACCACCAATTCTCACCTCAGTTGCATGGATACCGGTAGCCAG GTATGCAATCTTGTTTGGTCAAAAAATGTCAACGAACTTGTGAGCACCCATGGATACTCCCAAAACCAAATTATTGTTTGGAGATACCCTACAATGTCAAAG CAGCTTGCGACACTTACTGGGCACACGTATAGAGTCCTCTACCTTGCAATATCACCAGATGGACAG ACAATTGTGACAGGAGCTGGAGATGAAACTCTTCGATTCTGGAACGTATTTCCTTCACCTAAATCCCAG AATACGGAGAGTGAAATTGGTGCATCGTCCTTTGGAAGAACGCACATACGTTAA
- the LOC111902341 gene encoding uncharacterized protein LOC111902341, translating into MASPSNEQMNREETPTVKELMHKTKIIQFFGRSTPIILQKDNGPCPLLAICNILSLRNNLSLSPDVAEVSQEKLLSLVAERLIDSNSNVNNKDEGYVENQQQNIADAIDLLPQLTTGIDVNIKFTRINDFEFTRECAIFDLLDIPLYHGWIVDPQDSDTSNAIGAKSYNTLMGELVALETQNMTSVSLKNHEQDSVEKIERRDLEEENELLAAMKLSTTDNLITFEDEKESHGTEMDACVTEKQEKKDGSEESSLEAGAKMENISLSLSGSDPSPPVDTLLLDSEGDKKISDQSTSNTNVNEVEKIKIDEKMPQSHNVVLESSKDMSQNILESESLIGDKSNTTTNERLETTAKQGEVIRSFLNNNASQLTIYGLFSLQDGLKDRELCVFFRNNHFNTMFKFEGELYILATDQGYLNQPDLVWEKLNEVNGDTVFVNDNFKKFNPQNQETRTWDEQNVMANTADYLARIDNSGQGNAGLSSDMQLAIALQQQEFDQQQPQQPQRVLPQSPTTSRSGLVVGPQHVHPSRPRQDPKPSKDKDKCTVM; encoded by the exons ATGGCGTCGCCGTCGAATGAGCAGATGAATCGAGAAGAGACACCGACGGTTAAAGAATTGATGCATAAAACGAAAATAATTCAGTTCTTTGGAAGAAGTACTCCGATTATACTTCAGAAGGACAATGGTCCATGTCCTCTTCTCGCTATTT GTAACATTCTCTCATTGAGAAACAATTTAAGTCTGAGCCCAGATGTAGCCGAAGTATCACAGGAAAAATTGCTTTCACTTGTGGCAGAAAGATTAATTGATTCAAACAGTAATGTGAAT AACAAAGATGAAGGGTATGTTGAAAATCAACAACAGAACATAGCCGATGCCATTGATTTACTCCCTCAACTTACAACTGGCATTGATGTGAACATCAAATTTACAAG AATCAATGATTTTGAGTTCACAAGGGAGTGTGCAATATTTGATCTGTTAGACATTCCACTTTATCATGGTTGGATTGTTGATCCACAG GATTCTGATACTTCAAATGCAATTGGGGCAAAATCCTACAATACCCTGATGGGAGAACTGGTTGCTCTTGAAACTCAAAACATGACAAGTGTTTCTTTAAAGAATCATGAACAAGATTCTGTTGAGAAAATAGAAAGAAGAGATCTTGAAGAGGAAAATGAGCTATTAGCAGCCATGAAGCTTTCAACAACTGATAATTTAATAACTTTTGAAGATGAAAAGGAAAGCCATGGTACAGAAATGGATGCTTGTGTAACAGAGAAGCAAGAAAAGAAAGATGGGAGTGAGGAGAGTAGCTTAGAAGCAGGGGCAAAAATGGAAAACATTTCACTTAGTTTGTCTGGATCAGATCCTTCACCTCCTGTTGATACCCTTTTGCTTGATTCAGAAGGAGATAAAAAGATTTCTGACCAATCAACTTCAAACACCAATGTAAATGAAGTAGAAAAAATCAAGATTGATGAAAAGATGCCACAATCACATAATGTGGTTTTGGAATCATCAAAGGACATGTCACAAAATATTCTTGAATCTGAATCTTTAATTGGAGATAAATCCAACACTACAACAAATGAAAGGCTAGAGACTACTGCAAAACAAG GGGAAGTGATTAGGAGTTTTCTGAACAACAATGCGAGTCAGTTGACTATATATGG CCTTTTTTCCCTTCAAGATGGTTTAAAAGATCGTGAACTTTGTGTGTTTTTCAGAAATAACCACTTCAATACCATGTTCAag TTTGAAGGTGAACTATACATTTTAGCTACAGATCAAGGCTACTTAAATCAACCTGATTTGGTATGGGAAAAACTGAATGAG GTGAATGGTGATACAGTGTTTGTGAACGATAACTTCAAGAAATTCAATCCACAAAATCAAGAAACACGCACATGGGATGAGCAGAATGTGATGGCTAATACCGCT GATTATCTCGCAAGAATTGACAATTCCGGACAAGGAAACGCTGGTCTGAg CTCTGATATGCAATTAGCCATTGCCCTTCAACAACAAGAATTTgatcaacaacaaccacaacaaccacaaCGTGTTTTGCCACAGTCACCTACCACTTCACGTTCAGGGCTTGTTGTGGGTCCCCAG cATGTGCATCCATCGAGGCCTAGGCAGGATCCAAAGCCTTCGAAGGACAAGGACAAGTGCACTGTGATGTGA